In the Phaeobacter gallaeciensis genome, one interval contains:
- a CDS encoding Bax inhibitor-1 family protein, translating into MAQFDTIRSTAGARTAEIDAGLRAHMNKVYGTMSVGTFITFLAAWAIAGLAVTTDPSAASAQLSADKYLTSLGYAIYASPLKWVIMFAPLAFVFGFGAAINRLSASAAQLVFYTFAAVMGLSISSIFLVFTGESIVQVFLITAIAFAGLSLVGYTTKKDLSAMGTFLIMGLIGLIVASVVNIFLASSAMAFAISVIGVLIFAGLTAYDTQNIKNTYLQMAESGDQEWLGKAAIMGALSLYLDFINLFMMLLQLLGNRE; encoded by the coding sequence ATGGCACAGTTTGACACCATTCGTTCTACAGCAGGCGCACGCACTGCCGAGATCGATGCGGGCCTACGCGCCCATATGAACAAAGTCTACGGCACCATGTCCGTGGGCACGTTCATCACCTTTCTGGCCGCCTGGGCCATCGCGGGCCTCGCGGTGACAACCGATCCGTCGGCCGCCTCTGCACAGCTGAGCGCCGACAAGTACCTGACCAGCCTCGGCTATGCGATCTACGCGTCGCCGCTGAAGTGGGTGATCATGTTCGCGCCACTCGCCTTCGTGTTCGGCTTTGGCGCCGCCATCAACCGCCTGTCCGCCTCGGCCGCACAGCTGGTGTTCTACACTTTCGCAGCCGTCATGGGCCTGTCGATCAGCTCGATCTTCCTGGTCTTCACCGGTGAATCGATCGTTCAGGTGTTCCTGATCACCGCCATCGCGTTCGCGGGCCTTTCCCTGGTGGGCTACACCACCAAGAAAGACCTTTCCGCGATGGGTACCTTCCTGATCATGGGTCTGATCGGCCTGATCGTGGCTTCGGTGGTGAACATTTTCCTGGCGTCCTCCGCCATGGCCTTTGCCATCTCGGTGATCGGCGTTCTGATCTTTGCAGGCCTCACCGCCTATGACACCCAGAACATCAAGAACACCTACCTGCAGATGGCCGAATCCGGCGATCAGGAGTGGCTGGGCAAAGCCGCGATCATGGGCGCCCTCAGCCTGTATCTGGACTTCATCAACCTCTTCATGATGCTGCTTCAGCTGCTTGGGAACCGCGAATAA
- a CDS encoding DUF1127 domain-containing protein, translating to MTYISTTSVSPKPRRSLADRIKGAFALTRQRRALAKLDAEALADIGISRDAAKEEARRPFWDAPDSWTR from the coding sequence ATGACCTATATCTCCACCACCTCGGTCAGCCCAAAACCCCGCCGCAGCCTCGCGGATCGCATCAAAGGCGCATTCGCTCTGACCCGCCAGCGGCGCGCGCTGGCCAAACTGGATGCTGAGGCGCTGGCAGACATCGGCATCAGCCGCGACGCCGCCAAGGAAGAGGCCCGCCGCCCGTTCTGGGACGCACCGGATTCCTGGACGCGCTGA
- a CDS encoding LysR family transcriptional regulator yields MIRNLDLTTLRSFVAVADNGGVTRAAGFLHLTQSAVSMQLKRLEELLGLELLDRSGRSIALTPSGEQLLGYARRMVALNDEVITRLTDQAFEGEVVLGVPHDVVYPVIPRVLQRFNTSFPRVSVNLVTSNTRDLKAGFAKGAYDLILTTEGTAGEGGEPIHEMPLRWIGAVNGSAWRQQPLRLGFCRNCIFRASATAALDEVGIEWDMAVDSESDRTVEATVSADLAIGVLLEGTQPAHQEVIEHGGVLPALPVQQINLYGADRVRAEYVGDLANIIRQGFAALRPAQLRAAG; encoded by the coding sequence ATGATTAGAAATTTGGACCTGACGACGCTGCGCTCATTTGTGGCAGTGGCAGACAACGGTGGCGTGACACGCGCAGCAGGTTTTTTGCATCTCACTCAATCGGCGGTTTCGATGCAGTTGAAACGGCTGGAGGAGTTGCTGGGGCTTGAACTGCTGGACCGGTCGGGGCGCTCCATTGCCCTGACCCCGTCGGGGGAACAGCTGCTCGGATATGCTCGCCGCATGGTCGCGCTCAATGACGAGGTGATCACCCGGCTGACCGATCAGGCTTTTGAAGGTGAGGTTGTTCTGGGGGTGCCGCATGACGTGGTCTATCCGGTCATCCCGCGCGTGCTACAGCGGTTCAACACCAGCTTTCCCCGCGTCAGCGTCAATCTGGTGACCTCGAATACCCGCGATCTGAAGGCCGGCTTCGCCAAGGGGGCCTATGACCTGATCCTGACGACCGAGGGAACTGCAGGCGAGGGCGGCGAGCCCATCCACGAAATGCCGCTGCGCTGGATCGGGGCGGTGAACGGCTCCGCCTGGCGCCAGCAACCGCTGCGTCTTGGCTTTTGCCGCAACTGTATTTTTCGGGCCTCTGCAACCGCGGCACTGGATGAGGTTGGGATCGAGTGGGATATGGCGGTGGACAGCGAATCCGACCGCACGGTTGAGGCCACGGTGAGTGCTGACCTTGCCATTGGTGTACTGCTGGAAGGTACCCAACCGGCCCATCAGGAGGTCATCGAACACGGCGGCGTGCTGCCTGCCTTGCCGGTGCAGCAGATCAACCTTTATGGCGCGGATCGGGTGCGGGCCGAGTATGTTGGCGATCTTGCCAATATCATCCGGCAGGGGTTTGCCGCTCTGCGTCCGGCGCAGTTGCGCGCGGCGGGCTGA
- a CDS encoding NADPH:quinone oxidoreductase family protein yields the protein MQAYQVTAFDAAPELIEIACPAPAAGQIAVRIEACGLNFADLLMQKGTYQDTPTLPFVPGLEVSGTVTALGETVTEFKIGDRVAVFCGQGGLAEEGVFDASRAVRIPDSMSFEHAAALQIAYGTSLVALDHCARLQPGETLLVTGAAGGVGLTAVEIGKLMGARVIAHARGADKLEVARAAGADHVIDDSEDLRSIVKDLGGADVVYDAVGGPVWKAAFRATNPCGRLLPIGFASGEVPQIPANHLLVKNLTVIGFYIGGYMKARPEVIQQAFATLFDWHAAGRIKPHISHVLPLSQVAEGMELLRSRASTGKVVITP from the coding sequence ATGCAGGCTTATCAGGTCACCGCCTTCGACGCCGCCCCGGAACTGATCGAAATTGCCTGCCCGGCTCCGGCTGCAGGCCAGATCGCTGTCAGGATCGAAGCCTGCGGGCTGAATTTCGCGGATCTGCTGATGCAGAAAGGCACTTATCAGGACACCCCCACCCTGCCCTTCGTACCGGGCTTGGAGGTCTCTGGCACGGTAACCGCGCTGGGAGAAACGGTAACAGAGTTCAAGATCGGTGACCGGGTTGCAGTCTTCTGCGGTCAAGGTGGCTTGGCTGAAGAAGGTGTGTTTGACGCCAGCCGCGCGGTCCGCATTCCGGACAGCATGAGTTTTGAACACGCCGCCGCGCTGCAGATCGCCTATGGCACCAGCCTGGTGGCGCTGGATCACTGCGCCCGGTTGCAACCGGGCGAAACCCTGCTTGTCACCGGCGCCGCCGGAGGCGTTGGGCTGACCGCAGTGGAGATTGGCAAGCTGATGGGCGCCCGCGTTATTGCTCATGCGCGCGGCGCCGACAAACTGGAGGTGGCCCGGGCCGCTGGAGCGGATCACGTGATCGACGACAGCGAGGATCTGCGCAGCATCGTAAAGGACCTGGGCGGCGCCGATGTTGTCTATGATGCGGTCGGGGGCCCGGTGTGGAAAGCTGCCTTTAGGGCGACCAATCCCTGCGGGCGGCTGCTGCCGATCGGATTTGCCAGCGGCGAAGTGCCCCAGATCCCGGCCAATCATCTTCTGGTCAAGAACCTGACCGTGATCGGCTTTTATATCGGCGGCTACATGAAAGCCAGGCCAGAGGTCATTCAGCAGGCCTTTGCGACCCTGTTCGACTGGCACGCAGCAGGCCGGATCAAACCGCATATCAGCCACGTCCTGCCACTATCGCAGGTCGCGGAAGGAATGGAGCTGCTGCGCAGCCGGGCCTCGACCGGGAAGGTCGTTATTACCCCGTGA
- a CDS encoding GNAT family N-acetyltransferase — MKITDITARDAGRIVPLLRDLHAQHAEEQPLRYPSAPADSDIADWLSDWMEKDGIQAIAAQSPAGALMGYAIYEIEDQPHLPVMRGGKRIQLHHIAVDPPFRRLGVGQALVTEVKSRCQTLGIDTLTTSFAVFDTASAGLMSSMGLQPVTTVAEWRA, encoded by the coding sequence ATGAAGATTACCGATATCACTGCCCGCGACGCAGGGCGTATTGTTCCCTTGCTGCGGGACCTCCATGCACAGCACGCGGAAGAACAACCCCTCCGCTACCCGTCTGCCCCGGCGGACAGTGACATTGCAGACTGGCTGTCGGACTGGATGGAAAAGGACGGGATACAGGCCATCGCCGCGCAAAGCCCCGCAGGCGCCCTAATGGGCTATGCTATCTATGAGATCGAAGACCAGCCTCACCTGCCGGTGATGCGCGGCGGCAAACGGATCCAGTTGCATCATATTGCCGTGGATCCGCCATTCCGCCGTCTGGGAGTTGGTCAAGCACTGGTGACAGAAGTGAAATCCCGCTGTCAGACACTTGGCATCGACACGTTGACCACAAGCTTTGCCGTCTTTGACACGGCCTCAGCCGGGCTGATGAGCAGCATGGGATTGCAGCCGGTTACGACCGTCGCGGAATGGCGCGCCTGA